TGCACTCTTCATCGAGCGGTCTCCGTCCTCGACGCATTGTTGACACGGACTCGTGTCAACTTCACGATGCTATCCGACACGGCCTCGTGTCAAGATGAGGTCATGTCCCGCACCGTGACCCGACCGCACCGCGGCGTCAGCGCCGCGGACCGGACCGCCGCACGCCGTGCGCGCCTGCTCGCCGCGGGGCGCGACCAGATCGCCGAGAACGGCACCGCCGGCGTCTCCGTCGACGCGGTGTGCCGCCGGGCGGAGCTCACGAAGCGCTACTTCTACGAGAGCTTCGACGGCAGGGACGCCCTGCTGGTGGCGCTGTTCGACGAAGCGGTGTCGTCCCTGGGCGCGGCACTCGCCGAGGCCCTCAGCGCCGCCCCCTCGGCGTTCGAGCTGCGGGTGCGCGCAGCGGTGCGCGCCGTGCTCTCGACGCTGTCCGCGGACCGGGGGTGGTCGCGGTTGTGGGCAGAGGCGCATGCGCACCCGGCCCTGCGGGGGCGCCGCAACGCCGCGCTCGACGGGTTCGTCGCGGTCCTGTCCGACGAGCTGGCCGGGCCCGGCGGCGGAGCCCAGGACCCGGCGACCACCCTGCTGGTCCTCGTCGCGGGGGTCACCGAGCTCGTCGAGCGGCGCCTGCGCGACGACCTGGACATCGGCGACGACGCGCTCGTCGACCAGCTCGTCCTGATCGGCGTCGCGGCGTGCGCCCCGCTACGGCCCGATGGCGCCGGACGCGATCAGGACGGGTAGAGCCGCAGCTCGCGACGACCGTCCAGGTCGACCTCGACCACGGCCCGGCCCCGCGCGTCGGCGATGACCTCGTCCGCGCACGCGCCCGCGACCCGGTACGCCGAACCCGGCACGAGCCGGTCCACCGCGAGCGCCGTCCGGACCGGGCCCGCTCCCGGGCGGAGGACGAGGTCGAGCGCACGACCGTCGGTCACCGCCCGGGCGACGAGCACGTCCGGGTAGGCGGCCTCGGCCAGCCGCGGTCCGGTGCGCCACGCCTGCGGGACTCCTCCGTGGCCGAGCAGGT
This window of the Saccharopolyspora gloriosae genome carries:
- a CDS encoding TetR/AcrR family transcriptional regulator → MSRTVTRPHRGVSAADRTAARRARLLAAGRDQIAENGTAGVSVDAVCRRAELTKRYFYESFDGRDALLVALFDEAVSSLGAALAEALSAAPSAFELRVRAAVRAVLSTLSADRGWSRLWAEAHAHPALRGRRNAALDGFVAVLSDELAGPGGGAQDPATTLLVLVAGVTELVERRLRDDLDIGDDALVDQLVLIGVAACAPLRPDGAGRDQDG